The genomic interval TCCGGAGTCGTGGCACGACACGGTCCGGGCGGAGACCCCGGCCTACCGGCCCGACGCTACCCCGACCCGCGGGATGGGGGCGATACCCGACTGTCTGCGCGACTACGACGACGCGGTGCGGAGCGACCACCCCCACTACTCCTTCGCGGCGCTCGGCCCGGCCGCCGAGGCGGTGACCGCGGGCCACGCCCTCGATTTCGGGCTCGGCGAGGACTCGCCGCTCGCGGCCGTCTACGAGCGCGGCGGCCGCGTCCTCGTCCTCGGCTGTGACCGGGGGCGCAACACCTCGCTCCACCTCGCTGAACACCGCTCGGAGGTCGCGCTCGACACGGTCGAGAGCGGCGCCCCCGTGGTCCACGACGGGACGCGGGAGTGGGTCACCTTCGAGGCGCTCGACGTGGACGACGGCGACTTCGCCGACTGCGCGGCCGCCTTCGAGCGCGAACGGCCCGACGCCGTCTCGACCGGAACCGTAGGGGAGGCCGAGGCCGTGCTCTACGACCAGCCGGTGCTGGTCGATTTCGCGGCGGCGTGGCTGGCCGAGAACCGGTAGCTACCCGTCGAACTCCCACTCGCGCAGGGCGGCGCGGACGACGTCGTCGGCCTCGTCGCGGAAGAGGTTCTCCGAGCCGCCGTGGTCGCCGAACGCCCAGCCGCGCACGACGACGGCGGGGGTGCCGCCGTCCCCCTCGCCGGCGACGAGGTTCGCCGCGCCCGCGAGTTCGTCCACGACCGACTGGACCGTGACGCCGAGTTCGCGGCCGTCGCGGTCCGTCTCGCCGCGCCAGTCGCGCGAGGCCGGCATCCCGGCCCAGCCGACGGCGACGCCCCGCTGGCCGTAGCGGAAGGGCCGCCCCGAGGTGTCCGTGACGACGACGGGGACGCCCAACCGCTCGGAGAGGCGCGCGGCCGACGCCGAGGGGTCCTCGGGGAGGAGCAGGAGGTCGCCCCCGGGGACGTTCGAGCGGTCGATGCCGGCGTTGACCGTGATGTGGCCGAACTTCGTGACCGCGAGGACGAACGGCGCCTCCAGGACGAGCTCCTCGCTCTCCTCGATGATGGCCTGCGCGAACCGGGGGTCCCGCTCCTCGCCGGTCACCTCGGCGCGGTGCGCGGCGAGCCGCTCGGCCCGCTCGCCGGCCTCGAAGTCCGCGAGGTCGAACGTGCGGCCCTCCGCCTTCGAGACGACGGTGGAGGCGACACACAGCACGTCGCCGTCCTCGAACGCGACCCGCTCGTCGATGAGGGCGGCGAGGTCGTCGCCGGCGCGTATCTCGGGGAGGTCGGGGACCGCGAACAGCTCCATACCCGTCGGCGACGCCGGGCGAGCAAAAACGGCCCGGTCGTCGAACTCTCCGCCGCGGTGACATGACGAACGACACGGACGTTCGTGTGAGACGCCGACACGCTCTGTCGTGAACGTCCATGTACGACCCCGAAACGGCCGTTCTCGGGAGGGGGGTCGTCGGGGCGTTCGTCACCGGACCGACACGGGCCGCAGGTGCCCGGTATCGGCGCAATATGCGGGGAACACGCCGGATTTATATTCGAGGCCGGCCGACGTTCGGCCGTTATGGGACAGACGCTCACGGAGCAGATCCTCGAAGACCACCTCGTCGAGGGCGAACTCGAGACGGGGGAGGAGATCGGGATCGACATCGACCAGGTCCTCACGCAGGACACCACCGGGACGTTCGTCTGGCTGCAGTTCGAGGCGCTGGGGCTGGACGAGGTCCAGACCGAGGTCGCGGCCCAGTACTGTGACCACCAGACCTACCAGTTCGACTTCAAGAACACGGACGACCACCGCTTCCTCCGCTCGGCGGCCGGCACGTTCGGCGCGCACTTCTCGCGCCCGGGCAACGGTATCTGCCACAACGTCCACAAGGAGAACTTCGCCGCGCCCGGCAAGACGATGCTCGGCTCGGACTCCCACACGCCGACGCCCGGCGGCCTCGGCGAACTCGCCATCGGCTCGGGCGGCCTCGACGTCGCCGTCGCGATGGGGGGCGGCCCGTACTACATCGAGATGCCGGAGGTCGTGAACGTCCGGCTGGAGGGCGAGCTCCCCGAGTGGTCCTCCGCGAAGGACGTCATCCTGGAGATGCTCCGGCGGCTCTCCGTGAAGGGCGGCGTCGGCAAGATATTCGAGTACACCGGCCCCGGCGTGGAGACGCTCTCCGTGCCCGAGCGGACCACCATCACGAACATGGGGACGGAGCTCGGCGCGACCACGTCCATCTTCCCGACGGACGAGCGCACGCGCGAGTACCTCGCCAAGCAGGACCGCGAGGACGAGTACGTCGAGATCGGCCCCGACGAGGACGCCGAGTACGACGACGAGATCGTCGTCGACCTCTCCGACATCGAGCCGCTCGTCGCGAAGCCGTCGATGCCGGACAACGTCGTCCCGGTCCGCGAGGTCGCGGGCGAGGACGTCGAGCAGGTCATCGTCGGCTCCTGTACGAACGGGGGCTACGAGGACATCCTCCCGGCCGCGAAGATGCTGGAGGGCCGCGAGATCGACATGAAGACGGAGATGATCGTCGCGCCCGGCTCCAAGCAGGCCTCCGAGATCCTCGCCCGCGAGGGCTGGACCGCGGAGATGATGGCGGCCGGCGT from Halosegnis marinus carries:
- a CDS encoding aminoglycoside N(3)-acetyltransferase, producing the protein MSDETPFDPEGGPTTPDRIAGDLRALGVAPDDLLLVHSSLSALGWVPGGAQGAVEGLRAAVPDGTLVVPTHSTGLSDPSGWENPPIPESWHDTVRAETPAYRPDATPTRGMGAIPDCLRDYDDAVRSDHPHYSFAALGPAAEAVTAGHALDFGLGEDSPLAAVYERGGRVLVLGCDRGRNTSLHLAEHRSEVALDTVESGAPVVHDGTREWVTFEALDVDDGDFADCAAAFERERPDAVSTGTVGEAEAVLYDQPVLVDFAAAWLAENR
- a CDS encoding coenzyme F420-0:L-glutamate ligase; this encodes MELFAVPDLPEIRAGDDLAALIDERVAFEDGDVLCVASTVVSKAEGRTFDLADFEAGERAERLAAHRAEVTGEERDPRFAQAIIEESEELVLEAPFVLAVTKFGHITVNAGIDRSNVPGGDLLLLPEDPSASAARLSERLGVPVVVTDTSGRPFRYGQRGVAVGWAGMPASRDWRGETDRDGRELGVTVQSVVDELAGAANLVAGEGDGGTPAVVVRGWAFGDHGGSENLFRDEADDVVRAALREWEFDG
- a CDS encoding aconitate hydratase, with amino-acid sequence MGQTLTEQILEDHLVEGELETGEEIGIDIDQVLTQDTTGTFVWLQFEALGLDEVQTEVAAQYCDHQTYQFDFKNTDDHRFLRSAAGTFGAHFSRPGNGICHNVHKENFAAPGKTMLGSDSHTPTPGGLGELAIGSGGLDVAVAMGGGPYYIEMPEVVNVRLEGELPEWSSAKDVILEMLRRLSVKGGVGKIFEYTGPGVETLSVPERTTITNMGTELGATTSIFPTDERTREYLAKQDREDEYVEIGPDEDAEYDDEIVVDLSDIEPLVAKPSMPDNVVPVREVAGEDVEQVIVGSCTNGGYEDILPAAKMLEGREIDMKTEMIVAPGSKQASEILAREGWTAEMMAAGVNFSEATCGACIGIGHVPASDSVSVRTFNRNFEGRSGIEDDAVFLSSPEVAAAAAIKGELVDPRDLAEELGDMEAPGMELPEKYNGSKTDLIAPDEAVDDDLIKGPNIGDVPLKDPLDAHLAGPALLKMDDNITTDHIIPATQDILMYRSNIPKLSEFTLSRVDDTFAQRALESDGGFLVAGENYGQGSSREHAALCPMYLGIEGVLAQSFARIHKANLFNFGLIPLTIDADDYAKIEQGDDIEIVDDVAEAVESGQEEFTVRVDDGWELTATLDASERERRILAAGGKLPLTRAQYDEGGAAPADD